In the genome of Aspergillus luchuensis IFO 4308 DNA, chromosome 2, nearly complete sequence, one region contains:
- a CDS encoding ankyrin repeat domain-containing protein (COG:S;~EggNog:ENOG410Q2W6;~InterPro:IPR002110,IPR036770,IPR020683;~PFAM:PF12796,PF00023,PF13637;~go_function: GO:0005515 - protein binding [Evidence IEA]), whose translation MSSPTTHIPTEILRQIIHHLLPQLYLPELLRARKVNSLFNEEIIDYLINGEDLEELFTFLTKEKLDSSPWGTFPDRLKRLYLQRKLREHSHRPCAFTYFVQEVIEYQLGDAPALEDKDKLTEGLIDVVIAGNNDPSNMFHRLVCQWWIDKVDNRFNEPIEKSMPIILACMAILRGDCAELSTALRNGLDPEQPCLRFGVIPINVAAQRGNREIAKTMVEHGCSMWYTWIYNIPMSASAMAGISRNKEALGIWLEHHHQEEHADPTKPLYVCRQALEKLARRGDVELMEFFVERYPRVLNDLLGPLRLAVCFTQLAAVRWLFARLSAPLTPDQGRLLLLRAMEGPCAWQRISQMVQLLLELGVSPNGESRHRTPLQKAVIAGQEEIAEILLQYGADANEYHPRSATVGRQAPLMLAVRQRSVSMVRLLLRHGANRTYVMKRKRYTIHENRGQVQNMETALIGLGWEEEQVRRHEGWDYWVLSEKLPPVTPKQENKSGVPGKAFQSPT comes from the exons ATGAGTTCTCCAACGACGCACATTCCCACAGAAATACTCCGCCAGatcatccaccatctcctACCTCAACTGTATCTGCCGGAGTTGTTGCGTGCGAGAAAAGTGAATA GCCTGTTTAACGAAGAGATCATcgattatcttataaatggCGAGGATCTGGAAGAGTTATTTACTTTCTTGACTAAAGAGAAACTGGACTCATCACCATGGGGTACTTTCCCTGATCGTCTGAAACGGCTTTACCTGCAGCGAAAGTTACGAGAGCATTCGCACAGACCGTGTGCTTTTACGTATTTCGTGCAGGAGGTGATAGAGTACCAGTTGGGGGATGCTCCTGCGTTGGAGGACAAGGATAAATTGACTGAGGGGTTGATTGATGTGGTGATAGCGGGGAACAATGATCCATCAAACATGTTCCATCGCCTGGTATGTCAGTGGTGGATCGATAAAGTGGACAACAGGTTCAATGAGCCGATTGAAAAGTCGATGCCGATTATCCTGGCCTGTATGGCCATCTTACGGGGGGACTGTGCGGAACTGAGCACAGCACTACGGAACGGTTTGGATCCAGAGCAGCCATGTCTACGATTTGGGGTCATCCCGATAAATGTCGCAGCTCAAAGAGGAAACAGAGAGATTGCTAAAACTATGGTGGAGCATGGGTGTTCCATGTGGTACACCTGGATCTATAATATCCCCATGAGTGCTTCGGCCATGGCTGGGATATCTCGGAACAAAGAGGCGCTGGGAATATGGCTTGagcatcatcaccaagaGGAACACGCTGACCCTACTAAGCCACTTTATGTATGCAGGCAAGCATTAGAGAAATTGGCGCGCAGGGGCGATGTAGAGCTGATGGAGTTCTTTGTGGAGCGGTATCCCCGGGTATTGAATGATCTCCTGGGGCCGTTGCGGCTGGCTGTTTGCTTCACACAGTTGGCAGCAGTGCGATGGCTGTTTGCTCGTCTCAGCGCTCCTCTTACACCTGACCAGGGTAGACTGTTGCTGCTCCGCGCTATGGAAGGCCCCTGCGCCTGGCAGCGAATATCGCAGATGGtgcagctgcttctggaACTTGGAGTTAGTCCAAACGGGGAGTCTCGGCATAGGACGCCATTGCAAAAGGCCGTGATAGCTGGACAAGAAGAGATTGCCGAGATACTGTTGCAATATGGAGCGGATGCAAATGAATATCATCCGCGTAGCGCGACAGTGGGTAGACAAGCCCCGCTGATGTTAGCCGTCCGGCAACGGTCTGTGTCTATGGTTCGGCTGCTCTTGAGACATGGAGCAAATCGAACATATGTCATGAAGCGCAAAAGGTACACTATCCATGAAAATAGGGGACAAGTCCAGAATATGGAAACTGCGCTGATTGGACTtgggtgggaggaagagcaggTGAGGAGACATGAAGGCTGGGACTACTGGGTGCTCTCGGAAAAGCTGCCGCCAGTGACTCCGAAGCAGGAAAACAAGTCCGGCGTGCCCGGAAAGGCATTCCAGTCCCCCACGTGA
- a CDS encoding putative MFS monocarboxylate transporter (COG:G;~EggNog:ENOG410PI4J;~InterPro:IPR020846,IPR011701,IPR036259;~PFAM:PF07690;~TransMembrane:12 (i35-55o75-94i106-125o131-152i164-183o195-215i248-272o292-313i320-337o343-361i382-402o422-443i);~go_function: GO:0022857 - transmembrane transporter activity [Evidence IEA];~go_process: GO:0055085 - transmembrane transport [Evidence IEA]): MIRLSDQEDIPNEKPHDPTNRSSASLPPIDHGKDAWFFLAACFVMEALVWGFAFTYGVFQDYYSTLPMFQNSNNIAIIGTCAMGIMYLDLPIIFTLYRTYPHYQRLGCALGVLTMCLSLGLSSLSTTTTHLIISQGIFYAIGGSIAYSPCILLMEDWFDQRRGFAFGVMWAGTGLGGAILPIVMETLLDRYGFRIALRGFAVVLFVLTAPLVWFVKPRVSPAVRNSTDPAQQQQQHHSPRPRLKEIRFLWTSGTFLLFELFNMIEAVGYFLPSIYLPSYARAIGVSSGSLEALTVILFNVASVVGCVVMGAIIDRWDVTTCILVSTVGSTVGVFLIWGFSVSIGPLFVFAIVYGLFAGSYTSTWPGIMREVVRKDGAAESSMVFACLAAGRGVGNIVSGPLSEALLEGMPWAGELGLGFGSGYGSLIVFTGVTGLVGGGSWVVRRVGWL; the protein is encoded by the exons ATGATTAGACTATCAGACCAGGAAGATATTCCTAACGAGAAACCCCATGATCCAACAAACCGGTCTTCTGCCTCTCTCCCACCCATCGACCACGGAAAGGATGCCTGGTTCTTCCTTGCCGCGTGCTTCGTCATGGAAGCCCTAGTCTGGGGGTTCGCCTTCACCTACGGTGTCTTCCAAGACTACTACAGCACACTCCCCATGTTCCAAAACTCCAAcaacatcgccatcatcggaaCATGCGCAATG GGAATAATGTACCTCGACCTCCCCATAATCTTCACCCTCTACCGCACTTACCCTCACTACCAACGTCTGGGCTGCGCCCTCGGCGTCCTAACAATGTGTCTCTCACTgggcctctcctccctctccacaaccaccacccacctgATCATCTCCCAAGGCATCTTCTATGCCATCGGCGGAAGCATCGCCTACTCACCGTGCATCCTCCTAATGGAAGACTGGTTCGACCAACGCCGGGGCTTCGCCTTCGGCGTCATGTGGGCCGGCACCGGTCTAGGCGGCGCGATCCTCCCAATCGTCATGGAAACACTTCTCGATCGATACGGGTTCCGGATAGCGTTGCGCGGGTTCGCAGTCGTGCTGTTCGTGCTCACAGCCCCGTTGGTATGGTTCGTTAAGCCTAGAGTGTCGCCTGCAGTGCGGAATAGTACCGACCcagcacaacaacaacaacaacaccattcACCACGACCACGGCTCAAGGAGATCCGATTCCTCTGGACATCAGGAacattcctcctcttcgaacTATTCAACATGATCGAGGCAGTGGGGTACTTCCTCCCGTCTATCTACCTACCCTCCTATGCAAGAGCCATCGGCGTCTCCTCCGGCAGTTTGGAAGCTCTCACAGTGATACTATTTAACGTTGCGTCCGTGGTAGGGTGCGTAGTCATGGGGGCGATTATCGACCGGTGGGACGTAACGACCTGCATTCTGGTGTCGACTGTGGGATCGACCGTGGGTGTGTTTCTGATCTGGGGGTTTAGTGTTTCAATAGGCCCATTGTTTGTCTTTGCTATCGTGTATGGGCTTTTTGCCGGCTCGTATACGAGTACTTGGCCGGGCATTATGAGGGAGGTGGTCAGGAAGGATGGTGCCGCTGAGTCGAGTATggtgtttgcttgcttggcgGCTGGTAGGGGCGTTGGGAATATTGTCTCCGGACCGTTGAGTGAGGcgttgttggaggggatgCCGTGGGCTggggagttggggttgggCTTTGGGTCTGGGTATGGCAGTTTGATTGTTTTTACGGGCGTGAcggggttggtggggggtgggagttGGGTTGTTAGGAGGGTCGGGTGGTTGTGA
- a CDS encoding uncharacterized protein (COG:Q;~EggNog:ENOG410PG4C;~InterPro:IPR002925,IPR029058;~PFAM:PF01738;~go_function: GO:0016787 - hydrolase activity [Evidence IEA]): MASLPAGSCCYQGVKHEGEAKGSFSQLNDFEIYTSSPADKSTENGILVITDVIGHRFINAQLIADQFAANGYFVMMPDLFDNDAIPLNRPDGFDIMAWKGGAYHKDKKPHTPEIVDPIIEACIKEMRTKYGCKKIGAVGYCFGGKYVVRHLRPGQIDAGYTAHPSFVESEELKAIKGPLAIAAAETDAIFSAEKRHESEEILKDSGFPYQINLYSGVAHGFAVRGDPANRTVQYAKENAFLQAVQWFKEHL; encoded by the exons ATGGCATCCCTCCCCGCTGGAAGCTGCTGTTACCAAGGTGTCAAGCACGAAGGTGAAGCCAAGGGTAGCTTCTCGCAGCTCAATGATTTCGAGATCTACACCAGCTCTCCTGCTGACAAGTCCACCGAGAATGGTATCTTGGT CATCACGGATGTGATCGGCCACCGCTTCATCAACGCCCAGCTCATTGCCGACCAGTTTGCCGCTAATGGCTACTTCGTTATGATGCCTGACCTCTTCGATAACGACGCCATCCCGCTCAACCGCCCTGACGGCTTCGATATCATGGCATGGAAGGGTGGCGCATACcacaaggacaagaagccCCATACTCCCGAGATCGTCGATCCTATCATCGAGGCATGCATCAAGGAGATGAGGACCAAGTACGGATGCAAG AAAATCGGTGCCGTGGGTTACTGCTTCGGTGGCAAGTACGTTGTGCGCCATCTCCGCCCCGGCCAGATCGATGCTGGATACACCGCCCACCCGTCCTTCGTCGAgtcggaggagctgaaggccaTCAAGGGCCCTCTGGctattgctgctgcagagACTGATGCAATCTTCTCTGCTGAGAAGCGTCATGAATCCGAAGAGATCCTGAAGGACTCGGGTTTCCCTTACCAGATCAACCTCTACAGCGGCGTTGCGCACGGCTTTGCTGTCCGTGGAGACCCTGCCAACCGCACGGTGCAGTATGCTAAGGAGAATGCTTTCTTGCAGGCTGTTCAGTGGTTCAAGGAGCACTTGTAA
- a CDS encoding uncharacterized protein (COG:S;~EggNog:ENOG410PYHK), translated as MSDIDQEWKPKNRPQSTMAQAFSSALDSAFSLDSDVNHLSQTIDQKRHQMMIQERELEQLQARIREAEERLKARQSLVLDGNNTRSPSAQRGDRFYQSASTSASTSPTDSAGQYSSGDEQQRNQGRNS; from the exons ATGTCGGACATCGATCAAGAATGGAAGCCCAAGAACCGTCCACAGTC GACCATGGCACAAGCCTTCTCATCCGCGCTGGATAGCGCCTTTTCGCTTGATTCCGATGTCAATCACCTTTCACAGACCATCGATCAAAA GAGACACCAAATGATGATTCAGGAGCGAGAATTAGAACAGCTTCAGGCTAGGATCCGGGAAGCTGAGGAACGCCTCAAAGCCCGACAGTCTTTGGTCCTCGACGGAAACAACACAAGGTCTCCTTCGGCGCAACGAGGGGACCGGTTCTACCAGTCAG CATCCACCTCAGCATCAACATCCCCTACGGATTCCGCCGGCCAATACTCCAGCGGCGACGAACAACAGCGTAATCAGGGCCGCAACTCATGA